The window AAGCACTTGAAACTAAAATCAACTCTTAAGGACACACTGCACCAGATGGAGCAGCTGCTCCTGTCGGTCGGTGAGGAGGAGTACCTTGTGAAGACCGCTCGTTCATTTTTGGCATCTACAGTAAGCCGGATGGTTTCCTTGCCAGCACCCGTGGTGACCGTCTCAGTGGACGTGGACCCCGACTTTCCTTCTTCTTCATCGCTGTCCgagctgctggaggaggagctgtccgACGCCACGATTGGCGCTTTTCTCGCCACACAAGAGCTCCATACACAGGCTACGGAGATCAAAAAAGGTCTGAGAAGGGTCGGTCTCTAACGTTGGTTTATGACTGGTGCACTAAAAGCGTTCAGCTTACGGTTTGGGTTTGGTTTGGTGTTGTCAGATCCACTGAGCTCTGAATCGACAGGAGAGCTGCATCTGGGGCCCTTTTCAGAGCTGTGACAGAAATTtttcaaaaacagaaaataaacacatCTAATAACAAAGGACAATATTATATATAACAATATGCTtgttagaaaatacatttttgagAACTCCTCTTTCTGTATTGCTGCTATTGTGTTTTTCGCCTCTTCTTTAAATGCTTTTTATTCTCACCCCAATGCAAAAAAAACTAAAGTGCAAAATTACTATTTAGAATTCAATATTATTCAAAGTTGAACCCTACCAACAGAAAGGCTGAAAATCCGTGAACTTGGCCCAGCCTTTCTCTTCTCCAGCCTCAGTGGAAGCTGGCTGAGACGCTGGAGCATCCCAAGCAGCGAAGGCTTCTCCAGCAGCGGGAGCCTTTGAGCTGACTTCTCCAAAATCTGCTACCCAGCCAGTGCCttagaggaacacacacacacacacacacacacacacacacacacacacacacacacacacacacacacacacacacacacacacacattagataacctctggacaaaaatgtggttgGATCTGATCTGGACAGACCGATGCAGATATGCAACACTACACATCTCACTCATAGCGGTTTCTGTCTGGCCCTGACTTGAAAAAGGATCAAAGTCTTCTTTGTTTTCTTCTTCCTCAGAATCGGCGTCTGCAGGTCTATCGGGGACCTCGGTACCGGGAGCTTCGGTTTTGTCACAACTCATACTTTCTGCTTGGATTTGAGAGGACTGTAAACCACCAAACCTTAACAAAACAAAAGATGAGTCATCAGATAAATCCAGTACAGAAAACTGAGGTAAACTGCTGGTATCATCGCAATGCTGCAGGCTTGTCTACCTGTTCCTTGACTTGGTTTGTGTTGCATAGTTGATTTCTTTCTCCTCCCAGatgtcctcctcatcatcatcaaaagGCTGAATCCTCTCCTTAGAACAGGCCTCAAACACAGCTGTGTTGGCCTGCAAAGGAGAATCTTAAATATTGGATTTCTCATTGCTCTGCATCTTAATCAGTATTCTTTCTGATTTGCAGTCATGTTAAattaaagaaaagaagaaaaaaaaaaccattaaAACAAATAACCTACGCTGTCTTGGCCTGCATCAATGTTGATATTGATTTCTGCTATCCGGTCAAACGTTGCCCTGCAAAAGGAGCGAGATCCACCCCGTGAGCACAGAAATGAACAAACCCAGTGGCTCAGAGGGAAAACTGTCAGCTAATTTACCCGATACTGTCATCGTGGTCAGTGAACTCTTCGTCGTTAAAGCCGAATTGATCCACAAAGTTAGCAGTCATCTGTtggatctgatagtctgaaaaggcCTAAGAACACAGAACCTTTAAAACACAGCGACTTATGACAGGGGTAATGTGGAGGAAGCGGTTTGCATCCACACCTGCTGTACGGTCAGTTCTTTAGGGAAGGGGCTCTCCATGTCGTCTTCGGAGCAAGGTCGAGAGTTTCCAGTTCCAACCTGAACATCCACAGCAGAAATGGTTGGATTTGTGTGTGATTCTAGGCCAGCTGTAGATGTATTTCTGTGGGATTTACCAGGTCTAAGGTGTTCTTTCTGTTAGTTTCTGACAGGGTCTGTTCTACGAAGGTTTCCCAGCGCCCTCTGCAGTCCTCTGGCAGCTCTACACCCAAAAGCATGACAACAGAATTTAAAATAATCTCAATTATAGGAACATCGGTTGTAACTGCCACACGTACCTGTGATGAGGTTACTAATCTGAGTGTGAACTGGGCCTTTTTCTAGATTGTGGACCACAGTGTTGGCAATCCTGGTCAGATGTCCCATGAAACCTCTCCTCATACCTCCTTCTGACCTGACAAATCATACAACACGTTTAAAGAAACCTATGATAAAAGTCCCCGAATATGTCACGGTCTCAAACGGTTCTTACTGTATTCTGTCATTCTCTTCCCAGGCTTCCAGAATCCTCTGGACAAGATGGCAGTGATGGAACAACTTGAGACAGAAAGAATGAATCACAAAAGTCACAATCCAGCTGATTAAATAGTATTTGATTCAAACAAAAGCAGAAAATACCTACATGAGTCACCAAGAGGTTGTGTGCCGAGTTTTCAGAGGCGACTGAAGGTTCAGAAGTTGGGACCTCACTCAAAGTCTCCTCCTGTGACGTATCTAGATAAGGCTTAGAGTTGTCCTGGGAGCCCATGCCAGGCTGCAGCCTCATTTCATGGACACAGGGACGGACAATGGCAGCCACACAAAGCTCCACTTGGAGGTGCAGGAAGTTGTTCCACGTGTGTTTGAAGAACAAGTCCTGAAATGGGGTGAGCATTCAAAATCTGTCACAATACTACAAAAAAGTGAATAAATGCATGTTTTTTCCATCGTCTCACCAAAAGCAGGTCCATAGTATCGAGTCTGCAGAGCTCTTGTGCTACGACAGCATGACTAGCAGAGCTGGTATAAAGCAGGGAGGCCACTAGTCTGGCTACGTGCAGACGAGTGTTCCCCAGTGGTTCCTCCAGCACGCCCAGAGTAGTCAGCATAGGATCTTGCTGCAAATGCAAAGATAAACAGAACAAGCTGTTGTGTACAAAGCAAAAACTCTCCAGCAAAAGAGTCTAAAAGCAAACCTCGTGTTTGAAGAAAGCTTCTTTTTAAgccttttcatattttaaaggAATAACTATTAGACCATCTGGTCTCTAGGATTTTCTATTGGAAACTTTAGGTGCATTTTAATGACAGATGTAGCATCTTGTCTAAATGATCTGATGATTTTTTTCTTTGCGTGGGTGGGTGTACCTTTGGTGGCTCCAGAAGGAGCTGGTGGAAGTGTGTCAAGTGAGGCTGAATAGCCAACAAAATGCTGCTGTTAACAGTGTAACTTCTCTCAAACCCTTGAGCATCCATGACACCGTCCACTCTATCAAAAGTAGAGAAAACACTCAGTAAATACGTATCTACAAATTAACGTTTTGTTTGAGGCATAAAAAAACTACAGAGATTAAACCATCTGCAAATGAAGATGGATTTATTAAAAAAAGGGGTAAGTTGTTTAAATAATAATAGGATATCTGAAGGTTTTAACTCATTCAAAGCGTTTCACTCACACGGGCCTCCGGATTTCCAGTAAAGTCAGAAGAACCTGAATCCCGCTGACGATACAGCTTTCAGTCCTCCCCCCTGAGAACATATTCTGCAACAACTGCTCCACACATTCCTGCCTGGAGACACACATCGGGATAAGTTGCTGCTTCTTCACCAAATCTTAAACAGAGCAGACAGACACGTGCACGTGTGCATGAACATCTCTGCAACTTACGATTCCAGCACTGCCAGCAGAGGGTCAGGCTGCGAGATCTCCTGTAGCTGGCTGGCCTGATCCCTGCTAAGACGAATGATGTCACACAAAGTCTGAGAAGCATTTGACTGCCTCTGTGATGGAAAAAATTAACAGTCAAAAGCCAGGTCTTGTAAATATTTTAGACGTAAATTTTGTTTTCATCACTAAAAAAAGGGGCAGTCTACCTCTTCATCTCTTTCGGGGTGGATGAGCTCTGTAAGTCTCTGGGCCAGTTTCTGTTCATTCAGCCACTGTTGAGAGTAAAATTAAGATCAAACCAACAGAAATCACAGAATTGAAATGAAGATGTTTTGTGTCGCATACAGTAAGAGTCTCAAGTCGAAGTGGGGGAGGCTCCACGCAGCTGATGAGACGTAGGAGCACATCCATCATGGCTGACGTATCGATATGTTTCAGGACTAACGCAAGAAACCCCTCTTTCTTTCTCAGGAAGTTAATTACCTAGAAAGCAGAATGACACAGTTACACGAAACAAAGCAATGTTAATTGAAAAGGGTTAGATAATTAAATCATCTGTTAAGAATAGACAAAATAAAGCTAAATAAGTGTAAGATTGGTCTTTTTTCTGCACCACTTTGGAAggcaaaaacattttcaattctaTTTTTTctctgcctcctggtgtcctttcTCTTTTGTCCCCCCACCAGTGACCTCTAAAGTAAAAACCAAGTCTCCAAGGACCAGTTCCTAAAATGCAGCAAAAGGACACAGAAGCACGGAGACATAACACCGAAGAGCTCCCGGAGAAGGCTGTGTCCATCAGATAtaaagcagtagctcaacaggttgagcgggttgtccagtaatcggaaggttgcaggttcgatcccggctccggacagagaattctgctgttgtgtccctgggcaagacacttaacccaccttgcctgctggtggtggtgagagggaccggtggcgcctgcgctcggcagcctcacctctgtcagtgcgccccagagcagctgtggctacatcgtagcttatcaccaccagtgagtgaatgtgtgtgtgaatggatgaatgatacactgtagtgtaaagcactttgaagtccttactctgagaggcgctatacaagtgcgggtcatttatcatataaaTATATTTACATCCCAATTGCCTGTATTACGGAAGAgggttagggccactgaaaacaaataaaaagaaaagacagaattctgaccttttcctcagaattctgactctTTATGGGATTATTAGTTAGAATTCTGAGGAAAAAAATTAGAattctgaggggggggggggggggatcataattatgaaaaaaaaatgaattctgagaaaaaaatctgaattctgagattacagtcagaattctaagaaaaatatcaGAACTCTGAAAAAAAGAGTCAGAACTCTGAGGGGGAAAATAAAtcaaaattctgagtaaaaaaaagtcagaattctgagaaaaagtcagaattctttcttttctttttttcttttcagtggccccaaGCCTCTTCTATACTTTTTACATCTTAAACTCAGAAATGTAATACAATCCAAATTCACACATATTGTCACCTGTCATATTAACCTACATAAACCCATTAGTGGATTAAAAACATGCTTCAGTTCTGGTTCTTAACATTTGAAAAATGTGAGCCTGATTACGTGGAAAATCTCCACAGCAACAGTCAGTCAAGCAATTAGATTAGAGGTCACTGAGCTCCTTTTAGACAACACATAAGAAACAAGCTTTTAAACTTTTCCAGCTGCTCTTTAGATATGTTGTTTAAACCTGCCAGATAATCAATCAAACTAATATACAAATCTTGGAGCTTTTTGAGCACAAATAATGTTAGATCATACACAAGAGCAAGACTTTGAGTAAAGGCGCAGCTAAGGCCTCAGAGGTAAGAGTCAGAGCGGTAAGCTGGCAACACTGAAATGTAGTCATAACTTTTTATGAGTAATTTGATTTTGCAGTGTGTGTGCAGTACCTGCTCAGTCTTGCGTGTGATAAGGTTCCCAATTGTCTTGCTAAAGAAAGATGCCAGGAGCGGGTTAAGAGGGGATGGCTGCTCCAGGAAAGCATAAAGAGTTTCTAGAAGTGTCTCATCGTTGCCCAGTTTATCATTTATCACCCCCACATCACACGTGAGCAGCTCACATGCAACATTTGGAaacctgaaataaaaataaaagaaacaaaagaaCACAATCACACTTCATGTGCTCACATAAAAGTGAGTGTATAGCCGTTTCCATGTATGGACTAAGTTGATTATCACAGGTTTTGGCCATTATAAATGTGTGAATCTGTTATTTGGGTTAGGAATTTCATTAATTGTTTTTTCAGTGGTCTAGAACCATTTATACAGTTGCATGAAAACATTGTAATATAGTGCAGCACCAGCAAAACCCATTTTCCCCCTAGCTGTACAACTTCAGCACAAATAAATCCCTACTTGAAGCGCTTAGTCTCGTCTGCACCAGCAGGGGGCTCTGTCGTAGTCAGCCGAACCAGCTCCTGCATGCACTGGTCCTGGCACAAGAACTGGATGAGTCTAGAAAATCCATGATGGAGGGTAAAAGATCCACAAGTTATTAGATTTATGGCACTGAAAGGGCAGATGTCATTTTGTGTGCtgctgtgtgtaaaaaaaaaaaaaaaagacctcctGTTTTGGGCCTTGCACTCCTGCAAAACATCTTCTTCATCCAGGAGCTCAGAGAGCGTGACATCCTCCTTGTCCAGCAAGGTCTCCAGATGAGAGGATGTGTGCAAGTCGAACTTCCAAAACATGGCGGACGTCACCAAAACGTACACTTAGCTGAAGACAAATGGGGATTTAACAtggagattaaaaaaatagctaagTTCTATCAGTCTTGAGtttgttatgggggggggggggggggatggtcaCAGGttataacgtgtgcaaaaacaaatttcaaatacacacaaacaggctTTATAAATGTCGTACCTTCAGGGTAATCTTACTAAACATCAGACCACTCATGCTAGCAAGATGCATAAACTCTAAAGCGAATGCCTTCATCCTACTCGTGATAGACAGGAAAACATCAAAAATATTAAGCATAATTTGTCAGTGAAGCTCTCTTCTGTCTCCTTTAGAACTAATACACAAAGTCAGATTCAGTGTGGACACGTTTCTCTGAAAGGAGAAAGCAAAGTATCAGTAATTTAATTACTGGAGAACATTTATGCTCTGACATTACAGTGGGAGTGGCATTTGATGTCAGAAAATGGCAACATGGGTCAAGAATGAGGGTAAAAATGTACTGCAGAGGGTAAAAATTTACTGTAGAGTGAAACTTTATGCAGTGTCAGATGCTCTTCTTCGTTGTTGCATGGTTAACATCTGTGTTGGTACAAACTTGAAGTTGTCAGGGGATTATCTTATCTGAGATGTTTCTATGTAACAGCTTTACTCAGCTTATTAAACCACAGAAACATTAAGGGATCCATAATTGCCTAGCATTTATCCAGCCCATCATAAGCCACTAGGCTGGAAGCATGGCTGATAAAACATTAAGGCAAAACAGTGGCCACATATACCACCACAAACTATGTTTTTGTCTAAAAAGAAATACAAACAAATCAATTAACTTCATTTTCCTGATGCACACTGGGGGAGCACACTGCCCTAGTAGTACACAATCTCTTGAGCAAACGTGTGTTTCTGTAAACTAGcgttagcaaaacaataagtcgtgttttgttttttaaatgtagcTAATAAAACAACCCCACCATCTTTCACGGGCCTCTTTTTCGAGACTTAACGGTTAGCTATTAAATATGTCTGCTACAACAAGCTAACGGTCATGCCACTATAAACTAATTAATGCCCATTAGCTTATCCATACAACTTCAAGCTAACTCACATCCTCGTTTGTCTCCTGCGCTAAACGAAACGACGGTGCCTTTCACACTTACCTCGCATGCAAATCACAAACCATCCCCCTTTAGCATAAGCTGACTCGCATTGGTAACATGGAGCGGAGAAATGCAACGTTTCCAACCCAAACAAGTCGGTAATCTATCATAGCCTGAAGCTACAGCAGATATAGTGGGACGGCGTTCCTCTCATTCAGCTAAAAACAAGCCGTCTGCCAACTTGACAGCAAGGCAGGTTTACACAGGCTTCGCTTTACCTGACACCGCTTTCCCCCAAACACAAGTGACTCTTACCTCCGATCCATCATTTTATCATCTACaagctaaataataaaaaacGGAAGCTCGGTGACTCTAGTTGTCAGGTCACCCGGAGGCCCATAGCAGCATTTTCGTGACTCTCTCGTTAGCTTAACGGCACTACCTCTTCTCTGGAAGCAATGTCATTTACACTGCCGCTTAACGGTGGATGGTCTACCGTGAAGATGTGCTAGTATAGAGGGCTCATCCtgtcaaaaaaacaaaacaaaacaaaaaaactgctATTAAAACTGATAAAAGatatgtttattttctgtttaatttgcacagttattattaatatattattatatattttacaGCCACGTTTATGTAtttgtttgttagtttgtttacacattttatttccatatttatttattaattaatgTATCATTATGTTTCCTctttttttcatatatttatttcTGTATATATTTCTATCTGTGCATAATATTTAGGTGGGTGTTTCTACCACAGGGCCAAACAACACTGGTGGCATCCATTTTTTGGGGGGAGCTGGAATGCAAAACAACCCCATTTTGTCATTTCCTGCCCAGAAGTTCTAAGTTCTGAGGACTACTGAAACGCAGCACTAGTTCCGGATCATGGGTCCCAAACTGCCCCAAAAAATTAAtagggcccaatcccaatacttgcactgtgCTCTATGATCTTCTGTGAAATGCacttggtggaggtgtgcagtaaggcttcgagtgtgtggtATACAAATGTGCAAATCTTTGTCaaattgggacagggagcattgcgccatcgaccgcaacgcatgccgggatgctggtcgctgtgccaggcccggagtggctaatcgggaaggtctggagaattcccggtgggccgcgcgatgtttgggccgcatgggccggtgctctcgtttttgttttatcattttgtttttattttttggtgccggtgttcagtcatggcactgaggccgccgggctgatcacatacgctcctcccggctgtctacctgcaggctgcagctcgttttctttttcccccgtatgcgcctgtgcgcaccacgtgaccacgcagttgacggagagatggaaagtagaaagagcaagggtggcgcggagaaggcaagaattaaaaagaggaacgcgctggaaacagatgcagctaaatgtgcaaaaatgagcacctttttttctcaaacaagcttgcggtctttaacttcaaatgaagataaaacgggtaaggcaagtcaagatgttaaactttaccggctgcaaatcaccattcaagctaattaagcatcaataatgaattatatggcatcatgacataacgttatgtaatataattaacagtatgatgtgactgatgccaccaaactgtcttgtagcccacaagatccagtaggcctaataagcaccaggcagaaacccaccattccagagcgggcatgtacaggtaggattacttattgagtcagtgaactg is drawn from Nothobranchius furzeri strain GRZ-AD chromosome 4, NfurGRZ-RIMD1, whole genome shotgun sequence and contains these coding sequences:
- the ppp6r2b gene encoding serine/threonine-protein phosphatase 6 regulatory subunit 2 isoform X2, translated to MFWKFDLHTSSHLETLLDKEDVTLSELLDEEDVLQECKAQNRRLIQFLCQDQCMQELVRLTTTEPPAGADETKRFKFPNVACELLTCDVGVINDKLGNDETLLETLYAFLEQPSPLNPLLASFFSKTIGNLITRKTEQVINFLRKKEGFLALVLKHIDTSAMMDVLLRLISCVEPPPLRLETLTWLNEQKLAQRLTELIHPERDEERQSNASQTLCDIIRLSRDQASQLQEISQPDPLLAVLESQECVEQLLQNMFSGGRTESCIVSGIQVLLTLLEIRRPVVDGVMDAQGFERSYTVNSSILLAIQPHLTHFHQLLLEPPKQDPMLTTLGVLEEPLGNTRLHVARLVASLLYTSSASHAVVAQELCRLDTMDLLLDLFFKHTWNNFLHLQVELCVAAIVRPCVHEMRLQPGMGSQDNSKPYLDTSQEETLSEVPTSEPSVASENSAHNLLVTHLFHHCHLVQRILEAWEENDRIQSEGGMRRGFMGHLTRIANTVVHNLEKGPVHTQISNLITELPEDCRGRWETFVEQTLSETNRKNTLDLVGTGNSRPCSEDDMESPFPKELTVQQAFSDYQIQQMTANFVDQFGFNDEEFTDHDDSIGATFDRIAEININIDAGQDSANTAVFEACSKERIQPFDDDEEDIWEEKEINYATQTKSRNRFGGLQSSQIQAESMSCDKTEAPGTEVPDRPADADSEEEENKEDFDPFSSQGQTETAMSTGWVADFGEVSSKAPAAGEAFAAWDAPASQPASTEAGEEKGWAKFTDFQPFCCSEKGPRCSSPVDSELSGSDNTKPNPNPCVWSSCVARKAPIVASDSSSSSSSDSDEEEGKSGSTSTETVTTGAGKETIRLTVDAKNERAVFTSEADKGPVEGQSINDKDEEKEKKHGNCPRANAVSPTTQSATVT
- the ppp6r2b gene encoding serine/threonine-protein phosphatase 6 regulatory subunit 2 isoform X1; the protein is MFWKFDLHTSSHLETLLDKEDVTLSELLDEEDVLQECKAQNRRLIQFLCQDQCMQELVRLTTTEPPAGADETKRFKFPNVACELLTCDVGVINDKLGNDETLLETLYAFLEQPSPLNPLLASFFSKTIGNLITRKTEQVINFLRKKEGFLALVLKHIDTSAMMDVLLRLISCVEPPPLRLETLTWLNEQKLAQRLTELIHPERDEERQSNASQTLCDIIRLSRDQASQLQEISQPDPLLAVLESQECVEQLLQNMFSGGRTESCIVSGIQVLLTLLEIRRPVVDGVMDAQGFERSYTVNSSILLAIQPHLTHFHQLLLEPPKQDPMLTTLGVLEEPLGNTRLHVARLVASLLYTSSASHAVVAQELCRLDTMDLLLDLFFKHTWNNFLHLQVELCVAAIVRPCVHEMRLQPGMGSQDNSKPYLDTSQEETLSEVPTSEPSVASENSAHNLLVTHLFHHCHLVQRILEAWEENDRIQSEGGMRRGFMGHLTRIANTVVHNLEKGPVHTQISNLITELPEDCRGRWETFVEQTLSETNRKNTLDLVGTGNSRPCSEDDMESPFPKELTVQQAFSDYQIQQMTANFVDQFGFNDEEFTDHDDSIGATFDRIAEININIDAGQDSANTAVFEACSKERIQPFDDDEEDIWEEKEINYATQTKSRNRFGGLQSSQIQAESMSCDKTEAPGTEVPDRPADADSEEEENKEDFDPFSSQGQTETAMSTGWVADFGEVSSKAPAAGEAFAAWDAPASQPASTEAGEEKGWAKFTDFQPFCCSEKGPRCSSPVDSELSGSDNTKPNPNPCVWSSCVARKAPIVASDSSSSSSSDSDEEEGKSGSTSTETVTTGAGKETIRLTVDAKNERAVFTRIFRPAFRREADKGPVEGQSINDKDEEKEKKHGNCPRANAVSPTTQSATVT